TGCAGCCCATGACACAGCTGTCCTGTCGGGGCCTGCTGCCCTACACTTCAGGAAATGCTACAGTGCCTCCTGGATGCTTCTGACCAGCTTCCTATTAGACATGGCAGTTGGGACGATAACCAGACACCTCAGCCTCTGCTCCAGATCGGGTGAGTCCAGGCCTCAGACCCCTGATCCCTGACCCCAGAAGCCCATCTCGGGTCTCCCTCCATCTTCTCACATCCAGCAGGCTTTCAGGAGTCAGCACTCCTGCTCACCTCCCTCCGAGGACAGCAGAAACAGCCGGAGAACCATCCCGGAGCCCCATAGTCCAGATCTAGGCCCCCCCGCGGGCTCACCTGTTGATCCTTAGCCATCCTTGCCCAGGCCGCAGTTTCCTTGGCGGTGCTGCCTCCCCGCTAGGGGTGCCCCAGGAATTGGGAGTGGGTGGTGGCTGCGGTGCTTGGGAGGGGGGAAATGAAAAATCACCCCAGCAGAGCGGCTGgtttaaaatacaagaaaatatttccatgtaaGAGTTTGCTTGAAGAAAAGGGTTCCGTGGCTTGTGAACTTGTATCCAGTTGTGGTCCAACCCTGGATGTTAAAGGGCGGGAAAACTAAGACCTGAGAAGGAAAGATTTGCCTCAGGCCGCATGGTCCATGTGAGGCAGAGccaggaggcccccccccccgaccctgcCCCCATCCTTGATCCCTAGGGGAGCAGCTGTTGCTCTCTGGGACCTCAGTCCCGGCTTGGCACCCCTGCAGCTCCCCCACCACAGGGGACTAAAGTGCAAGACAAATGAGCATAAGTTCTGACCTCGACCTCCTGGAGCAGGGGTGGAGCTGAATGACTTTGCTGTCTTCACCACCTTTGGCCTGGCCTCAGCCCTGCTCCTAGGCGTGGATGGGCCTCTGAATGCGTTCCTGGCCGTCATCTATGTGTTAGCTGCTACCTTCCGCCTGTGTTTTTATTCAACCGGTGAGTGGACCCCAGCCTTGTAGCTAGGGGTGGGGAGCCACGGAGGGGCGCTGTTGGATGCCAGAagccttggggggggggcggtaactgactcctcccctcctctttggttcctttcccttccttgtcCTGTGCCCCAGGCCCACTGGAGGCTGCAGGCTGCACTGGCAGAGacctggagaggggcaggggcccaTGGTTCTCGGACCAGCTGTGCCTTTTTCTCGTTGTATGACCTTTGGGTGGTGCACAGAGACTCACAGAATCCAGAACTAGAGGTCATCCTCCACAGTTTTCTacaacagatggagaaactgagcaaGGCAACCAAGGGCAgttgccttgcccaaggtcacaatgcAAGGGGGCGTAGGGGTGGACTAGAAGACCTCAGAGGACCCTCCTGCAGAGCCTTCCTTGGTGCTGGGGCCCATGCCTTGTCCCAGCCGCCTGCTTCCCCGTGGGGATCCGGCACAGAACCCACACACCACCTCTGCGAACGGCTGACCGCTTTACAGCCTGCCATTGCCTGGCGAGGAGGGGGATCTGGAGTGGGTGGCAGGGAAGACCCAACGGGCTGGCTTTGCTCAGCGGGAGGCAGCTAATCTccacctcttccttccctggCAGGTGTTCCCTTCACATACAAGGGTCTACCCTGCCGCTATGCTTCCTGTGTTTTGGCCTCCACCTGCCTTCTGACCAAAGGCAACACGTTCATTCTGTCTTGCATGGCCTCACTTATGATTCTGTTCATGGTGGACCAGAGCTACTATCCACGTGATGAGATCCTGGGGTCTGAGAACTGGAAAAAATTGATTTACCTGGGGGGTGAGTGAAAATACTGCTTTCAAATGGCACCAGTGCTGGTCTATTATCACTGCTGCTCATGGCCACCCTGTACCTCGCCCCCACACTCCCGATCTCCCTTACCCTGTTTTATTTGCGTCCATGGAGTTTATCACCATCTGAAATGTATCTACTTTTTTATTGTCTATACACACTAAAACTGCCCCCAGATAGAGGACTCTCTTTCATTCGTGCAGTAATCCCTGGGCCTAGCATTGTGCCAACCACGTGgtagatgctcagtaagtatttgttgaatgctgTTAAGTTCAATCAGGAACACCTACCATATGCTGGATACTGGGAACCAAACTGGTAAACTAGACAAACCCTTCCTGCCTCAGGATTCACAGTCTAATAGGGGAGACAGACCCCAACCAAATAGTGGCAGAAATAACTAGAAATgcatagttgtttgttttttaagtttatttatttataatgacagagaggcagagagagaatccagcaggttccatgctaacagagcggagcccgacgcggggctcaaacccatgaactgtgagatcatgacctgagctgaaaccaagagttggacactagaAAGGCATAGTTTTGTTGTGTTGTGGAGCACAGGGTGCTCTGAGAAGGGGACTTGAGACTGAAATGGTCTGAAGGGTGGAAAGGATGCTTCAGAAGGTAACATTTAAATGGAACCTGGGGGAAGGCGGtcaaaggtacagacttccaacTATAAGTTCTGGGGACGTAATGGACAACacggtgactacagttaacaataccatgttgtggggagcctgggtggctcagtcggttaagcgtctgactttggctcaggtcacgatctcacagtttgtggttcaagccctgcctcgggtgagcatgagccctgctttgggtgagtcccacttctctctctctttctctctgccccttgtgggattctctctgtctctacccctcgctcacttgtgccctctctaaaaaaaaaagaggggcacctgggtggctcagtcgatcgagcttcaaacttcagctcaggtcatgatctcacggtccgtgggttcgagccccgcatcgggctctgtgctgacagctcagagcctggagcctgctttggattctgtgtctccctctctctctgcccctccctcacttgtgctgtctgtctgtctctctctctctcaaaaatgaataaacattaaaaaaaaaagaatattgtatttGGAAGTAGATAGgagagcagatcttaaaagttctcgtCGCAAGAAAGGGAAATGGGTAACTGTGCAGTGGCAGACACTAATGAGACTGCTGGTCGTGTCACAGGATAcacaaatatcgaatcattatgcTGCACACCTTGGACTAATACAGTTTTGTGTTATATATCcataatatctcaataaaactggaaaaaataaaaacggtGACCTTCAAGATGACTGGCTAGGTGGGTAAGAGAGGTAGTTCAGAAGAGAAAACGGCATTTTCTAGGCTCTGGGCTAGAAGGTGCTGGGTGCGGTCGTGCAGCCGTGTGGCTGGAACTTGCTGAGAGATCCTAGTGATAGAAACCGAGTCCGTGAAGGGGGTGGGTTTGGGGGAACTGATCCTAGTGGCAAAGGGGAAGCCTCTGAAGGGACTTCTGAGCAGCGGTTTTAAGTGGCCACTTGGACTACAATGTGGGGACCAGATGGTGAGAGACtgagaacaaagaggaaaagtgACTTGCTGTCGTATGAGAGGTGGTGGCAACAGAGCAGACGAAGGGACTTCAGATGCATGTTGGGAACAGAACCGATATTGAGGAAGCCCTGAGGTCCTGGCCACACTGGGGACCTGGTGGATATCTCCCTAGAGTTCTCCCTGACTTAGGGCTTCCTTCAAGGAATACCagtgtttcttcttttgagaTGTGCTCATGGGGACAAGACAAACATCTACAGGGAtacttggtttctttctttattccctgTGGGTCCAGTCTGGTTCATAGGGTCCCTGCTTTCATCCTgactgtacttttttcttttaatttttaatgtttattatttattattgagaaggagagagagagagaaacagagtgcaagcaggggagggttagagagagagggagacacagaatctgaagcaggatccaggctctgagccgtcagcacagacaggggctcaaactcatgaaccgtgagatcatgacctgggctgaagtcggatgcttaaccgactgagccacccaggtgccccctgacctTCCCTTTTAGGCTCATACCCTTTCTCTGTACCAGCAGCACCGACGCCCCTGCTCAAGTTCTAGGCAGTGGCTCCTCTGTGGCCCAGCTAGCAGAGGCAGAACAGTGTTGAGAAGCATCTGGGTTTGCTGCTAaacagacctgagttcaagttccaATGCCAGGACGTGTTAATTGCATCAACTTGGGCTGACGACCTCattattttgagtttagttttcttcatctataaaatgaagccAATAATTCCTACCTCAGGATTCTTGAGATTAAATGGGATGATGCAGATCAATCCTCTGGCACAGATGTGTCCTGTAGGGGAAATTTCTAgtcccttcttccctccacctGCCCTCCTATCTCTCAGCAACAGTGTTTCCCACAATGCTCTTTGCTCCTGTAGATACCATGGCTCCCCTTTTCTCCCAATAAACCATATGCTTGGCCTCAGCCTTCCTTGGATTGTCTTGGCTGTGAGAGTAAAGGAGGAAACTGTACCTCACAGATTTCGATACCACTTAATACCAGAGCCCAACTGGACAGATTCCAAAATGGCCACTCTTGATATTCCTCTTACCTGGAGTGCAGCCAATCACCTTTTTAGACGGAGGTTCCGTCTCCCCCACAGAGCTTCTGAAAAGCCGGCCTGTGGCTGGGAGACCTCATGTCACGCATTTTCCAGGACAACTCTGGTTTAAAATATTGTCCCATTGCCTCAACAGATCAATGACTGTTCTGAAATATTAAGCATTCCAAAGCTCCAATACATCTCTGTAACTGAAAGTGGTCTTCCGTCAGATCATATGTTCTGATTTCTCTTGAGGAATGTATGGTAGTTATCCCCACGGAAACGATGTTGCCTCGTACTCTCCAACCCTCTTTGAGCTTTCCGAGGCTGTCTAGTTTTTACAAGTCAGGCAGACACGGCTTTGAATCAAGACCTTGTATAGGTTATatcccctctgtctcttcatctgaAAAACAGACTGGATTCTGAGTCACAGAATTATTGTGAAACGTAAATGGAGCGATCTTTGTAACATACCTAGCAGATTGTCTAGTGCAAAGTAGATATTCCACAAGTGTTGGGGCCCTTTTGCCTGTCGGTGGTGTATCTCAGATTCAAATGTGTTGGGGGTCCCCCAAGACCACCCCAGGTTCAGTGGTTCTCTTGGGGATTCACAGGATGCATATAGTCATACTCATGGTTAAGACTTATTACAGCAAAAGACACAAAGCAAAGGCAGCAAAGGGCAGATGAAAGGGGCAAAATCTGGAGGAAATGAGGCACAGCCCCTCAAGTGTCCTCCCTGTGGGGCCACCCTGCACAAAACTGTGACAACACCCATGAAAGTCTTGTGTACCTGGAAGCTCTTTAGAGACTCAGGGTCCAAGGTTTTTATAAGGGCTGGCCACATCAGCACCCTAGACCTAGCAGTACCAAAATTCTAGACTTACACAGAAGGAAATCAACACTCAGCACAGTCTAAGGACGGGGAACCATTCTTGCCCATTAGGGAAAGTTTTATATTAGAaatagactctttttttaatgtttatttatttttgagacagagagagacagagcatgaagggggaggggcagagagagagggagacacagaatccgaaacaggctctgggctctgagctg
This Lynx canadensis isolate LIC74 chromosome C1, mLynCan4.pri.v2, whole genome shotgun sequence DNA region includes the following protein-coding sequences:
- the TMEM269 gene encoding transmembrane protein 269; its protein translation is WEPLTPLPGAPDPCTRFFLTNDQIHLYMNEFSWKDVTNALSLANMILGLFSIFCSVCKKCYSASWMLLTSFLLDMAVGTITRHLSLCSRSGVELNDFAVFTTFGLASALLLGVDGPLNAFLAVIYVLAATFRLCFYSTGVPFTYKGLPCRYASCVLASTCLLTKGNTFILSCMASLMILFMVDQSYYPRDEILGSENWKKLIYLGGVIMLLVSPFSLTAFYCLMWSLSYIFFPDALWGKAACFRLQHQRK